A part of Solicola gregarius genomic DNA contains:
- a CDS encoding MlaE family ABC transporter permease — protein MADLRTLYQRPLGGVDDLGRQLAFYIRALIWVPRALVRYPKEILRLLTEVTFGSGGLAVIGGTIGVITAMSFFTGTEVGLQGFTALDQLGTSAFTGFISAYFNTREIAPLVAGIALAATVGCGYTAQLGAMRISEEVDALEVMAIPSLPYLVTTRVIAGLGAIIPLYIVGLLASYFATRFVVTVAYGQSPGTYDHYFDLFLPPGDVLWSFFKVLIFAVVVIMIHCFYGYYATGGPAGVGVAVGHAVRTSIVAINVVDLLLSMAIWGTTTTVRLAG, from the coding sequence ATGGCAGATCTGCGTACTCTCTATCAGCGCCCGCTCGGCGGGGTCGACGACCTCGGGCGCCAGCTCGCGTTCTACATCCGCGCGCTGATCTGGGTGCCGCGGGCGCTCGTGCGCTACCCGAAGGAGATCCTGCGGCTGCTGACCGAGGTCACCTTCGGTTCGGGCGGCCTCGCCGTCATCGGCGGCACGATCGGCGTCATCACCGCGATGTCGTTCTTCACCGGCACCGAGGTCGGCCTGCAGGGGTTCACGGCGCTCGACCAGTTGGGTACGTCCGCGTTCACCGGGTTCATCTCGGCGTACTTCAACACCCGCGAGATCGCGCCGCTCGTCGCCGGTATCGCGCTCGCCGCCACGGTCGGCTGCGGCTACACCGCTCAGCTCGGCGCGATGCGGATCAGCGAGGAGGTCGACGCCCTCGAGGTGATGGCCATCCCGTCGCTGCCGTACCTCGTCACGACGCGGGTGATCGCCGGGCTCGGCGCGATCATCCCGCTGTACATCGTCGGACTGCTCGCGTCGTACTTCGCGACCAGGTTCGTGGTCACCGTCGCGTACGGGCAGAGTCCCGGCACGTACGACCACTATTTCGACCTGTTCTTACCTCCCGGTGACGTGCTGTGGTCGTTCTTCAAGGTGCTCATCTTCGCCGTCGTGGTGATCATGATCCACTGCTTCTACGGCTACTACGCCACGGGTGGCCCGGCCGGTGTCGGTGTCGCCGTCGGCCACGCCGTACGTACCTCGATCGTTGCGATCAACGTCGTCGACCTGCTGCTGTCGATGGCGATCTGGGGTACGACGACGACGGTTCGATTGGCGGGTTAG
- a CDS encoding MlaE family ABC transporter permease — translation MAGALNAVARPIGVAGSLFAFGLDVIVSIFRRPFQLREFLNQAWFIASVTIFPTALVAIPFGAVIALQTGSLISQFGAQSFTGSAAVIAIVRNAGPIATALMVAGAGGSAIAADLGARKIREELDAMQVLGIDPIQRLVVPRVLACMLVAVFLNGLVSIVGVIGGYAFNVILQGGTPGAYLASFTALAQLPDLWQGMAKALVFGLVAAVVAAYKGMNAKGGPKGVGDAVNEAVVITFMLLFVINFFMSAMYFQIVPEKAI, via the coding sequence ATGGCCGGGGCACTAAACGCCGTCGCGAGGCCCATCGGGGTCGCGGGCAGCCTCTTCGCCTTCGGGCTCGATGTCATCGTCTCGATCTTTCGTCGCCCGTTCCAGCTGCGCGAGTTCCTGAACCAAGCGTGGTTCATCGCGTCGGTCACGATCTTCCCGACCGCCCTGGTCGCGATCCCGTTCGGTGCGGTGATCGCGCTGCAGACGGGCTCGCTGATCAGCCAGTTCGGCGCCCAGTCGTTCACCGGCTCCGCAGCGGTGATCGCGATCGTACGCAACGCCGGGCCGATCGCCACGGCCCTGATGGTCGCCGGCGCCGGTGGCTCGGCGATCGCCGCCGACCTCGGAGCGCGCAAGATCCGCGAGGAGCTCGACGCGATGCAGGTGCTGGGCATCGACCCGATCCAGCGCCTGGTCGTACCCCGGGTGCTCGCCTGCATGCTGGTCGCAGTCTTCCTCAACGGCCTGGTCAGCATCGTCGGCGTGATCGGCGGGTACGCGTTCAACGTCATCCTGCAAGGGGGTACGCCCGGCGCGTACCTCGCCTCGTTCACTGCGCTGGCCCAGTTACCCGATCTCTGGCAAGGGATGGCGAAGGCGCTCGTCTTCGGTCTGGTCGCCGCGGTCGTCGCTGCCTACAAGGGCATGAACGCGAAGGGCGGACCGAAGGGTGTCGGTGACGCCGTGAACGAAGCCGTGGTGATCACGTTCATGTTGCTGTTCGTGATCAACTTCTTCATGTCTGCCATGTACTTCCAGATCGTGCCCGAGAAGGCGATATAG
- the rplL gene encoding 50S ribosomal protein L7/L12 translates to MAKLSTDELLDTFKEMTLLELSEFVKQFEDTFDVTAAAPVAAVAAAPAAGGNAADEAAAEQDEFDVVLEAAGDKKIQVIKEVRGLTSLGLKEAKDLVEGAPKAIVEKVNKEAAEKAKEALEGAGATVSVK, encoded by the coding sequence ATGGCGAAACTGAGCACCGACGAGCTGCTGGACACGTTCAAGGAGATGACCCTCCTCGAGCTCAGCGAGTTCGTGAAGCAGTTCGAGGACACGTTCGACGTCACCGCAGCCGCGCCCGTCGCGGCCGTTGCCGCCGCCCCGGCCGCCGGAGGCAATGCCGCCGACGAGGCCGCTGCCGAGCAGGACGAGTTCGACGTGGTCCTCGAGGCCGCCGGCGACAAGAAGATCCAGGTCATCAAGGAGGTCCGCGGACTCACCAGCCTCGGCCTCAAGGAGGCCAAGGACCTCGTCGAGGGCGCGCCGAAGGCCATCGTCGAGAAGGTCAACAAGGAGGCCGCCGAGAAGGCCAAGGAGGCCCTCGAGGGCGCCGGGGCCACCGTCTCGGTCAAGTGA
- a CDS encoding ABC transporter ATP-binding protein, translating to MGVAVQVEGLTKSFGNQLIWGDVTLTLPPGEISVILGPSGTGKSVFLKTLIGLLKPDRGSVVIEGTDVATCKEKELYEIRKLFGVLFQDGAMFGSMNLYDNVAFPLREHTKKPESEIRQIVMEKMEMVGLVGAETKLPGEISGGMRKRAGIARGLVLEPEIILFDEPDSGLDPVRTALISQLIIDLNSQIDATFLIVTHDINTARTVPDNIGMLYHQHLAMFGHREMLLSSDQPAVRQFLNAQKAGPIGMTEEKDEDELAQEAHYEMPPLPPIPMQVMPSDGRPRRGQRPPGEWCRQNGVTPPPGSFRQTMSMAPGGAA from the coding sequence GTGGGTGTAGCAGTGCAGGTCGAAGGGCTCACGAAGTCCTTCGGCAACCAGCTCATCTGGGGCGATGTCACCCTCACGCTGCCACCCGGCGAGATCTCGGTGATCCTCGGGCCGTCGGGCACCGGTAAGTCCGTTTTCCTGAAGACCCTGATCGGTTTGCTCAAGCCCGACCGGGGCTCGGTGGTCATCGAGGGCACCGACGTCGCCACCTGCAAGGAGAAGGAGCTCTACGAGATCCGCAAGCTGTTCGGCGTGCTGTTCCAGGACGGCGCGATGTTCGGCTCGATGAACCTCTACGACAACGTCGCCTTCCCGCTGCGCGAGCACACCAAGAAGCCCGAGTCCGAGATCCGTCAGATCGTGATGGAGAAGATGGAGATGGTCGGCCTGGTCGGGGCCGAGACCAAGCTCCCCGGTGAGATCTCCGGCGGTATGCGCAAGCGCGCCGGCATCGCCCGCGGCCTGGTGCTCGAGCCCGAGATCATCCTGTTCGACGAGCCCGACTCCGGCCTCGATCCCGTACGTACCGCGCTGATCAGCCAGCTGATCATCGATCTCAACTCGCAGATCGACGCGACGTTCCTGATCGTCACCCACGACATCAACACCGCGCGTACCGTGCCCGACAACATCGGCATGCTCTATCACCAGCACCTCGCGATGTTCGGTCACCGCGAGATGCTGCTGTCCAGCGACCAGCCCGCCGTACGCCAGTTCCTGAACGCGCAGAAGGCCGGCCCGATCGGCATGACCGAGGAGAAGGACGAGGACGAGCTCGCCCAAGAGGCGCACTACGAGATGCCGCCGCTCCCGCCGATCCCGATGCAGGTGATGCCGTCCGACGGCAGGCCGCGCCGCGGGCAGCGTCCTCCCGGCGAATGGTGCCGGCAGAACGGTGTCACACCGCCTCCGGGCTCGTTCCGCCAGACGATGTCGATGGCGCCCGGTGGTGCTGCGTGA
- a CDS encoding LppX_LprAFG lipoprotein, translated as MLRGNPMKVRKTLVALGAAATLSLTACGNAEDVVGVDSSVGGDSAAAQASGALTQDTFASSVSDAQSKAQTAHLEMDIEASGMEISGSGDMAMDPESDDPKDSKMAMTMEMPMIGDLEMRLVDGIAYVNMGSYTQDKFATFDLTDDSNPLGTSLDEITKQADPNAMVKQLSGSLKDFEKTDETEEIDGVEATKYELTMDGSELGGMMQQAEGSSLSGGSVDMPKKVVAYVWIGDDDLLRKMTMDLDSGSMPMSMEMTFTKWGEPVEVEAPPADETIDGSELDLGTTM; from the coding sequence ATGCTCAGGGGCAATCCGATGAAGGTACGCAAGACTCTGGTCGCGCTTGGCGCGGCCGCAACACTCTCCCTCACGGCGTGCGGCAACGCCGAGGACGTCGTCGGCGTTGACTCGTCGGTTGGCGGTGACTCCGCCGCGGCGCAGGCGTCCGGCGCCCTGACGCAGGACACCTTCGCCTCCTCGGTCTCCGACGCCCAGAGCAAGGCCCAGACGGCGCATCTGGAGATGGACATCGAGGCGTCGGGCATGGAGATCAGCGGGTCGGGCGACATGGCGATGGACCCCGAGTCCGACGACCCCAAGGACTCCAAGATGGCGATGACGATGGAGATGCCGATGATCGGCGATCTCGAGATGCGCCTCGTCGACGGCATTGCGTACGTCAACATGGGCTCGTACACGCAGGACAAGTTCGCCACGTTCGACCTGACCGACGACAGCAACCCTCTCGGCACGTCGCTCGACGAGATCACCAAGCAGGCCGACCCGAACGCCATGGTCAAGCAGCTCTCCGGTTCCCTCAAGGACTTCGAGAAGACCGACGAGACCGAGGAGATCGACGGCGTCGAGGCGACGAAGTACGAGCTGACGATGGACGGCTCCGAGCTCGGCGGCATGATGCAGCAGGCCGAGGGCAGCTCGCTGAGTGGTGGCAGCGTCGATATGCCGAAGAAGGTCGTCGCGTACGTCTGGATCGGTGACGACGACCTCCTCCGCAAGATGACGATGGACCTCGACTCGGGTTCCATGCCGATGAGCATGGAGATGACGTTCACCAAGTGGGGCGAGCCCGTCGAGGTCGAGGCGCCGCCCGCGGACGAGACCATCGACGGCTCGGAGCTCGACCTCGGCACCACGATGTGA
- a CDS encoding MCE family protein yields MARTPVLERTSTVRTLGIAFIVLMLIVLWITWGIFNKSFRDTVEVSMLAPSSGLQLSEGGDVKMRGVLVGEVESIELASDGEGAQISLDLDPDKVDKIPADVAALIVPKTLFGQKYVDLQIPEGAVTTPIAQGDVISQAKVPAEVETLLNDLYPLLRAVKPADLSKTLNALATALDGRGEEIGENLENLNDYLGKLNTVSPELVDDIVKLGDVSETYADAMPDIGTLLRNAVETGDTIVEKQDQLAEVFSAVSDFSDVGRSFFSYNGTGLIRLNHQARPTMSLLAEYSPIAPCVTKGAAKILPRLNQALRGNTLHGRVMYPVKQPTPYTGSETPILPPMSDQSSLLAPNCLSAPDSPYGNGNPSPGAPFELLQKFGIDNDHNKYPSLGRPAPVVGGVR; encoded by the coding sequence ATGGCCCGTACCCCTGTGCTCGAACGCACCTCGACTGTGCGCACGCTCGGCATCGCCTTCATCGTGCTGATGCTGATCGTGCTGTGGATCACGTGGGGAATCTTCAACAAGTCGTTCCGCGACACGGTCGAGGTGTCGATGCTCGCGCCGTCGTCCGGCCTGCAGCTCTCCGAGGGCGGCGACGTGAAGATGCGCGGCGTACTCGTCGGCGAGGTCGAGTCGATCGAGCTCGCATCCGACGGCGAGGGCGCGCAGATCTCACTCGATCTCGATCCCGACAAGGTCGACAAGATCCCGGCGGACGTCGCGGCGCTCATCGTCCCGAAGACGCTCTTCGGGCAGAAGTACGTCGACCTGCAGATTCCCGAGGGTGCGGTGACAACGCCGATCGCCCAGGGAGACGTCATCTCGCAGGCGAAGGTGCCCGCCGAGGTCGAGACGCTGCTCAACGACCTGTACCCGCTGCTGCGTGCGGTCAAGCCGGCCGACCTGTCGAAGACGCTCAACGCGCTCGCGACGGCGCTCGACGGGCGCGGTGAGGAGATCGGCGAGAACCTCGAGAACCTCAACGACTACCTGGGCAAGCTGAACACCGTCTCGCCCGAGCTGGTCGACGACATCGTCAAGCTCGGCGACGTCTCCGAAACGTACGCCGACGCCATGCCCGATATCGGCACGCTGCTGCGCAACGCGGTCGAGACGGGCGACACGATCGTCGAGAAGCAGGATCAGCTGGCCGAGGTGTTCTCCGCGGTGAGTGACTTCTCCGACGTCGGCCGCAGCTTCTTCTCGTACAACGGCACCGGGCTGATCCGGCTCAATCACCAGGCGCGGCCGACGATGTCGCTGCTGGCGGAGTACTCGCCGATCGCGCCGTGCGTCACCAAGGGTGCGGCGAAGATCCTGCCGCGGCTGAACCAGGCGCTGCGCGGCAACACCCTGCATGGCCGAGTGATGTACCCGGTCAAGCAGCCCACTCCGTACACCGGCAGCGAGACGCCGATCCTGCCGCCGATGAGCGACCAGTCGTCGCTGCTCGCGCCGAACTGCCTCTCGGCGCCGGACTCCCCGTACGGCAACGGCAACCCGTCGCCGGGCGCGCCGTTCGAGCTGCTGCAGAAGTTCGGCATCGACAACGACCACAACAAGTACCCCAGCCTCGGCCGGCCGGCTCCCGTCGTGGGAGGTGTCCGCTGA
- a CDS encoding MCE family protein → MRKGLDRQSAGSLAKLLVFILVTTLATAVLAITIGNISFESRETYKAEFSDTTSLIKGDDVRIAGVRVGTVESVDLGDDNQSSIVTMAVDDSTTLPQSTEATIKYRNLIGQRYISLEQGSKGSTEPMESGDMIPLDQTTEALDLSALFNGFKPLFQGLSPEDTNKLANELVQVLQGESGTIETLLSRTASVSQTFANRDKLIGSVITNFNDLLDTLNNRDEELDDTIVTVQKFMSGLNDDRGAITTALDSIDDLTTETASLVTDVRPALTTDIKQLRELSTRLDQPALRHELDDIIKILPIKATKLGLTGDFGPLGGVVPCEIRSDITIPAIPGISGYERPRNIFSGVVVNNPKFSGRCD, encoded by the coding sequence ATGCGCAAGGGTCTCGACCGCCAGAGCGCGGGCTCGCTCGCGAAGCTGCTGGTGTTCATCCTGGTGACGACGCTGGCGACGGCCGTGCTCGCGATCACGATCGGCAACATCTCGTTCGAGAGCCGCGAGACATACAAGGCCGAGTTCAGCGATACGACGAGCCTGATCAAGGGCGACGACGTTCGCATCGCGGGCGTACGCGTCGGCACGGTCGAGAGCGTCGATCTGGGCGACGACAACCAGAGCTCGATCGTGACGATGGCGGTCGACGACAGTACGACGCTTCCGCAGTCGACCGAGGCGACGATCAAGTACCGCAACCTGATCGGCCAGCGCTACATCTCGCTCGAGCAGGGCTCGAAGGGCTCCACCGAGCCGATGGAGTCCGGCGACATGATCCCGCTCGACCAGACCACGGAGGCGCTCGATCTGTCGGCGCTGTTCAACGGGTTCAAGCCGCTGTTCCAGGGCTTGTCGCCGGAGGACACCAACAAGCTCGCGAACGAGCTGGTCCAGGTGCTGCAGGGCGAGTCCGGCACGATCGAGACGCTGCTGTCGCGTACGGCATCGGTGTCGCAGACGTTCGCCAACCGCGACAAGCTGATCGGCAGCGTCATCACCAACTTCAACGACCTGCTCGACACGCTCAACAACCGCGACGAGGAGCTCGACGACACCATCGTCACCGTGCAGAAGTTCATGAGCGGGCTGAACGACGACCGCGGCGCGATCACGACGGCGCTCGACTCGATCGACGATCTGACGACGGAGACCGCATCGCTGGTCACCGACGTACGTCCCGCGCTGACGACCGACATCAAACAGCTGCGTGAGCTGTCGACCCGCCTCGACCAACCGGCCCTGCGCCACGAGCTCGACGACATCATCAAGATCCTGCCGATCAAGGCGACGAAGCTGGGTCTGACGGGCGACTTCGGGCCACTGGGTGGCGTTGTCCCCTGCGAGATCCGGAGTGACATCACTATTCCGGCGATTCCAGGAATTTCGGGCTATGAACGGCCGAGGAACATTTTCAGCGGGGTCGTCGTAAATAACCCGAAGTTCTCCGGCAGGTGCGACTGA